A genome region from Glycine max cultivar Williams 82 chromosome 5, Glycine_max_v4.0, whole genome shotgun sequence includes the following:
- the LOC100779048 gene encoding cation/H(+) antiporter 15, with amino-acid sequence MVFRTNETKEIICYSATMITTEGIWNNDDPLKYSLPLFILQLMLIVIVTRLFVFILKPLRQPRVISEMLGGILLGPTFLGKNTVFFDAVFPSRSRMLIETMSNVGILYFMFLVGVGMDASALRNIGRKAVAIAILGMILPFSLGALFASFLIRLSEEDSRSGAYIIFLGAILSVASFPVLARILAELKFINTELGRVALSSALVNDIISWMLLIASITMVENEKPSLSILMVFGSCAAFIAFNIFAVRPLILLIIRKTPEGEAFSDFYICLILSGVMISGLITDAIGTHAIFGAYIFGLTIPNGPLGLTLVERLEDFISLLLLPLFFATTGLRTDLGLLRGFYSWAILISLIALSCIAKIVGTMVAAVYYQMSIREGAVLGLLMNTKGVIEVIVLNIGKDQKVLTDESFASMVIITLLMTGIIVPGISAIYKTSKGIIPYKRRNIQMSQTDTEFRVLVCIHSPRNVPTMINLLDASNPTKNSPICIYVLHLTELAGHASALLVVHNQYGKKSDQIGNGGYNRTQAQSDHIINAFENYVQQASHISVQPMSVVSPYSTMHEDICNVAQDKRVAFIVVPFHKQQMVDGGMQDMNTSFRTVNRNVLTKAPCSVGILVDRGFNFCNHLAPDQKAHHVAVLFFGGPDDRESLSYGWRMSEHQSINLTVMRFVHEEEVMHCHSHSGGDRDDEPSVLTVKTDKDTQKQIDEKFIHWFMTSHADDGGSVVYVEKRVNNGEQTVAAIRSMDDVHGLFIVGRSYGISSPLTAGFTDWSEYPELGAIGDLLASSDFAATASVLIVQQYVGEGIEGDHGGLGTSTNVMMTNEEYVTQNKGYRSTPPR; translated from the exons ATGGTGTTTAGAACTAacgaaacaaaagaaataatatgcTATTCAGCAACCATGATAACAACAGAAGGGATATGGAATAATGATGACCCTTTGAAATATTCTCTCCCTCTCTTCATCCTGCAATTAATGTTGATTGTCATTGTCACCCGTTTATTTGTCTTCATACTCAAGCCCCTTCGCCAGCCACGCGTTATCTCTGAAATGTTG GGAGGCATATTATTGGGTCCTACGTTTCTTGGGAAAAACACAGTATTTTTTGATGCAGTTTTTCCTTCAAGAAGTAGGATGTTGATTGAAACAATGTCAAACGTTGGTATCCTATACTTTATGTTCTTGGTGGGAGTGGGGATGGACGCATCAGCATTAAGAAACATAGGTAGAAAAGCAGTGGCCATAGCAATTCTTGGCATGATCTTGCCTTTCTCATTAGGAGCTTTATTTGCCTCCTTTCTTATCAGACTCAGCGAAGAAGATAGCAGAAGTGGCGCCTACATCATATTCCTTGGTGCTATTCTCTCTGTTGCGTCATTTCCCGTTCTTGCCAGAATCCTCGCCGAGCTCAAATTCATCAACACAGAGTTAGGAAGGGTTGCTCTTTCATCTGCGCTCGTTAATGATATTATTTCTTGGATGCTCTTGATTGCGTCCATTACTATGGTAGAGAATGAGAAGCCTTCTCTGTCTATCTTGATGGTTTTCGGTTCATGTGCAGCGTTTAttgcttttaatatttttgctgTGAGACCTCTGATCTTGTTGATAATAAGGAAAACCCCGGAGGGTGAAGCATTCAGTGATTTCTATATTTGCCTGATACTATCAGGTGTCATGATCTCAGGTCTGATCACAGATGCTATTGGGACACATGCTATCTTTGGAGcatatatttttggtttgaCAATCCCAAATGGACCACTCGGACTCACTCTTGTGGAAAGGCTCGAGGACTTCATCTCATTACTTTTGCTCCCTCTATTTTTCGCCACTACTGGCCTCAGGACTGATCTTGGACTCCTCAGAGGGTTCTACTCATGGGCTATTTTGATCAGTCTTATTGCTTTGTCTTGCATTGCCAAAATCGTTGGAACTATGGTCGCTGCAGTCTATTATCAAATGTCAATTCGTGAAGGAGCAGTCCTTGGCTTGCTCATGAACACAAAAGGCGTTATTGAAGTTATTGTGCTTAACATTGGCAAGGATCAGAAG GTTTTGACTGACGAATCATTTGCATCGATGGTGATTATAACCTTACTAATGACTGGTATAATTGTACCTGGGATATCAGCTATATACAAAACATCAAAGGGGATCATACCTtacaaaagaagaaatattCAAATGTCTCAAACAGACACAGAGTTCAGAGTCCTGGTGTGCATCCACAGCCCTCGAAATGTGCCAACAATGATTAACCTCCTTGACGCCTCTAACCCAACAAAGAACTCTCCAATATGCATTTACGTGCTCCATTTGACCGAACTCGCCGGCCATGCATCTGCATTACTCGTTGTTCACAATCAATACGGGAAGAAATCAGATCAAATTGGCAATGGAGGCTACAACAGAACTCAAGCTCAATCTGACCACATAATCAACGCCTTTGAAAACTATGTGCAACAAGCTTCACACATCTCAGTGCAGCCCATGTCAGTAGTCTCCCCTTACTCCACCATGCATGAGGACATATGCAATGTGGCTCAGGACAAGCGTGTGGCCTTCATAGTCGTCCCTTTCCACAAACAACAAATGGTTGATGGCGGAATGCAGGATATGAACACGTCGTTTCGCACCGTGAACCGAAATGTTCTGACCAAAGCGCCTTGCTCGGTTGGGATCCTTGTGGATAGAGGCTTCAATTTCTGCAACCATTTGGCTCCAGATCAAAAGGCTCACCATGTGGCAGTGTTGTTCTTTGGAGGGCCTGACGATAGAGAATCCTTGAGCTATGGATGGAGGATGTCAGAACATCAATCCATAAACCTCACTGTGATGCGTTTTGTTCATGAAGAAGAAGTGATGCATTGTCATAGTCATAGTGGCGGCGACCGTGATGATGAACCAAGTGTACTAACAGTGAAAACGGATAAGGACACTCAGAAGCAAATTGATGAGAAGTTTATACATTGGTTTATGACAAGTCATGCAGATGATGGTGGTTCAGTTGTTTATGTTGAGAAAAGGGTCAACAATGGGGAGCAGACAGTGGCAGCAATAAGGTCAATGGATGATGTGCATGGCCTTTTCATAGTTGGGAGAAGCTATGGAATTAGTTCACCACTCACAGCAGGATTCACTGATTGGAGTGAGTATCCAGAGTTAGGGGCAATTGGGGACTTGTTagcttcatcagattttgcagcCACTGCTTCAGTGTTGATAGTGCAACAATACGTTGGGGAAGGGATAGAAGGAGATCATGGTGGCTTGGGAACGTCTACAAACGTCATGATGACAAACGAAGAATATGTCACACAAAATAAAGGATATCGTTCAACACCTCCAAGGTGA
- the LOC100779578 gene encoding NAC domain-containing protein 104, which translates to MMACGSVNLPPGFCFSPTDEELVLHFLCSKASLPCHPNIIPELDLSLLDPWELNGKALSSGNQHYFFTKVKENRSTENGYWKEIGVMEPIVSSSEKVGIKKYLVFNLGEAPQGTETSWVMQEYHICSSGFNTTTASNCASTRGRRKTDQCGSKWVLCKAYEKKSCQSQQGVNCYSDEDDCGTELSWLDEFYMSLDDDLEEVMSLPS; encoded by the exons ATGATGGCTTGTGGAAGTGTCAACCTTCCTCCTGGCTTTTGCTTCTCTCCAACTGATGAAGAACTCGTCCTTCACTTTCTCTGTTCCAAGGCTTCTCTACCATGCCATCCCAACATCATTCCAGAGCTTGACCTCTCTCTGCTTGATCCATGGGAATTAAATG GTAAGGCGTTGTCAAGTGGAAATCAACACTATTTCTTCACCAAAGTGAAGGAGAACAGATCCACAGAAAATGGGTATTGGAAGGAAATAGGAGTCATGGAACCAATAGTATCCTCTTCTGAAAAAGTGGGGATCAAGAAGTACCTTGTGTTCAACCTTGGTGAAGCTCCACAAGGCACTGAAACCAGTTGGGTCATGCAAGAATATCATATTTGCTCATCCGGGTTTAACACTACTACTGCATCTAATTGTGCAAGTACTCGCGGAAGACGAAAAACT GATCAATGTGGGAGCAAATGGGTATTGTGCAAAGCCTATGAAAAGAAAAGTTGTCAATCCCAACAAGGTGTAAATTGTTACAGCGATGAGGATGACTGCGGAACTGAGCTTTCATGGCTAGACGAATTTTATATGTCGTTAGATGATGATCTTGAAGAAGTTATGAGCCTGCCTAGCTAA